One Ictalurus punctatus breed USDA103 chromosome 10, Coco_2.0, whole genome shotgun sequence genomic region harbors:
- the LOC108271183 gene encoding uncharacterized protein LOC108271183: protein MFTDTRRLGRHTIPCHFWLPQKKTKMGHSAKTGKESLFSFEPEEYKMGSHGSKQTVHNGYSHHSRVSLTTLKWHTKLFRTGESCQTDSSSMRWRKCQGQGLQHNSASVRDGSRECSFVENFHQTQTPLPLRKCALDLPTQFIGQRNCGVPVCVVAQQSDSVRKSQAPGQTEANEHTFDKRQTPKTSCSRNPEHYSVDSTRQNFPNSMGHVAEDSDGYRSMHEVFFSTEVPQNLTINHNKSSQKGDLQNMSDNRGTSLSGDPYVFKSKKTQRVLQDQIRKVVVNLEEVLRGLKEVHLEMKEVVQQIDQLTSIIDLGEEDSREASGRCSPSEQVSASEEAKHVETSIDNSGYTNNPGLVSTVPRGAKRLEAGSKDHTQREGRLRVAPPAYPSALSSINNSGLKFNHGTTASQINGPKSEANALSRSQKPPPYPLNSRTWRANKEKTPCYAGRRRLLSTIV from the exons ATGTTTACTGATACCAGAAGGCTTGGGCGACATACCATCCCATGTCACTTCTGGCTCCCACAGAAGAAGACCAAGATGGGACACTCAGCAAAGACTGGGAAGGAATCTTTGTTTAGTTTTGAACCTGAGGAATACAAGATGGGTTCTCATGGATCTAAGCAGACGGTCCATAATGGATACAGTCACCATTCTAGGGTATCTCTTACCACTCTGAAGTGGCATACGAAGCTCTTTAGGACTGGTGAGAGCTGTCAAACTGATTCGAGCAGTATGAGGTGGCGTAAGTGTCAGGGGCAGGGATTACAACACAACAGCGCCTCTGTGAGGGACGGCTCAAGAGAATGCAGCTTTGTGGAAAACTTCCACCAAACCCAGACTCCCCTCCCTTTGAGGAAATGTGCTCTGGATTTGCCGACGCAGTTCATAGGTCAAAGAAACTGTGGAGTGCCTGTTTGCGTGGTGGCACAACAATCCGACTCTGTCAGAAAGTCACAGGCGCCTGGGCAAACTGAGGCAAATGAACACACCTTTGACAAACGTCAGACGCCAAAAACCAGCTGCAGTAGAAATCCAGAACACTATAGTGTGGATAGCACAAGACAGAATTTCCCTAACTCAATGGGACATGTAGCAGAAGACAGTGATGGGTACAGGTCCATGCATGAAGTTTTCTTCTCTACAGAAGTTCCTCAAAACCTCACCATCAACCACAATAAGAGCTCTCAAAAAGGGGATTTGCAAAATATGTCAGACAACAGGGGGACGTCCCTGAGTGGAGATCCTTACGTCTTCAAATCAAAGAAAACTCAGagggttctccaggaccagaTCCGTAAAGTGGTTGTGAATCTTGAGGAAGTTCTCCGTGGCTTGAAGGAAGTGCATTTGGAAATGAAGGAG GTGGTCCAGCAAATTGACCAGCTGACCTCCATCATTGACCTGGGAGAGGAGGACAGCAGAGAAGCCTCTGGACGTTGCAGCCCTAGTGAGCAAGTTTCTGCATCAGAGGAAGCAAAGCATGTGGAAACCAGCATTGACAATTCTGGGTACACAAACAACCCAGGTCTTGTGTCAACTGTACCAAGGGGTGCCAAAAGGCTTGAAGCAGGTAGCAAAGACCATACACAGCGTGAAGGCCGCCTTAGAGTTGCACCACCAGCATACCCATCTGCACTTTCATCTATAAACAATTCAGGGCTGAAATTCAATCATGGAACAACAGCATCCCAAATTAATGGCCCAAAATCAGAGGCCAATGCTCTGTCTAGAAGCCAGAAGCCTCCTCCTTACCCCCTTAACAGCAGAACCTGGagagcaaataaagaaaaaactccCTGTTATGCAGGCAGAAGAAGACTGCTGTCCACAATTGTGTAA